The Hymenobacter oligotrophus genome has a window encoding:
- the aceB gene encoding malate synthase A, giving the protein METLDQPTVALKTDYLCPERVKVLGRCTAAYAEVLTPSALAFVAALHRHFEARRRELLQRRVQRRAEFAAGRLPDFLAETKQLRESDWKVAELPTDLLDRRVEITGPTERKMIINALNSGAKVFMADCEDSLAPTWDNVVQGQINLRDAVRRTISLETPAKTYRLNERTATLMVRPRGWHLPEKHVLVDGEEVSGALFDFGLYFFHNAHELVARGTGPYFYLPKLESYLEARLWNEVFEFAQWELKIPKGTIKATVLIETLPAAFETNEILWELRQHSAGLNCGRWDYIFSYIKTLGARPQYRLPDRSQVTMTVPNMAAYVRLVIDTCHRRGVHAMGGMAAQIPIKDNPADNAIALDKVHNDKVREATLGHDGTWVAHPALVPVALEVFDKLMPQPNQIDKPRSEQPLPSAAELLQAPEGTITEDGMRQNIDVALRYLGAWIGGNGCVPLYNLMEDAATAEISRVQLWQWLHTPETELADGRAITPELYRELLQDVVDKLRREVGEDTYQEYYRSAVHLLDRLVTADQCADFLTLPAYEVLA; this is encoded by the coding sequence ATGGAAACGCTTGACCAGCCAACTGTTGCCCTCAAAACTGATTATTTATGCCCCGAGCGCGTGAAAGTGCTTGGCCGCTGCACCGCCGCTTACGCCGAGGTACTTACCCCTTCGGCTCTAGCTTTTGTGGCAGCCTTGCACCGCCACTTTGAGGCACGGCGGCGCGAGCTGTTGCAGCGCCGGGTGCAACGCCGTGCCGAGTTTGCCGCTGGCCGGCTACCCGATTTTCTGGCCGAAACCAAGCAGCTGCGCGAAAGCGACTGGAAGGTAGCTGAGTTGCCCACCGATTTATTGGACCGCCGCGTGGAGATTACCGGCCCCACCGAGCGCAAAATGATCATCAACGCCCTAAACTCGGGTGCCAAGGTGTTCATGGCCGATTGCGAAGACTCGCTGGCGCCTACTTGGGATAACGTGGTGCAAGGCCAGATTAACCTGCGCGACGCCGTGCGCCGCACCATCTCGCTCGAAACCCCGGCCAAAACTTACAGGCTAAACGAGCGCACCGCTACCCTAATGGTGCGCCCCCGCGGCTGGCATCTGCCCGAAAAGCACGTGCTCGTGGATGGCGAAGAAGTGAGCGGCGCGCTCTTCGACTTTGGGCTGTATTTCTTCCACAACGCCCACGAGCTGGTTGCCCGCGGCACTGGCCCGTACTTCTACCTGCCCAAGCTCGAAAGCTACCTAGAGGCGCGCCTCTGGAACGAGGTGTTTGAGTTTGCGCAGTGGGAGCTGAAAATTCCGAAGGGCACCATCAAGGCCACGGTGCTCATCGAAACGCTGCCGGCTGCCTTCGAAACCAACGAAATTTTGTGGGAGCTGCGCCAGCACTCGGCCGGCCTCAACTGCGGCCGTTGGGATTACATCTTCTCTTACATCAAAACCCTAGGTGCCCGGCCCCAGTACCGCCTGCCCGACCGCTCGCAAGTAACCATGACGGTGCCCAACATGGCCGCCTACGTGCGCTTGGTAATCGACACTTGCCACCGCCGCGGGGTACACGCCATGGGCGGCATGGCCGCGCAAATTCCGATTAAGGACAACCCCGCCGACAACGCCATTGCCCTCGACAAGGTGCACAACGACAAAGTACGCGAGGCTACCCTTGGGCACGATGGCACGTGGGTGGCGCATCCTGCGTTGGTACCCGTTGCGCTGGAGGTGTTCGATAAGCTGATGCCGCAGCCTAACCAGATTGACAAGCCCCGCTCGGAGCAGCCGCTGCCCAGCGCCGCCGAGTTGCTGCAAGCCCCCGAAGGCACCATTACCGAAGACGGCATGCGCCAGAACATCGATGTAGCCCTTCGCTACCTAGGAGCCTGGATTGGTGGCAACGGCTGCGTGCCGCTCTACAACCTAATGGAAGATGCCGCCACCGCCGAAATTTCGCGCGTGCAACTGTGGCAGTGGCTACACACCCCCGAAACCGAGCTGGCCGATGGCCGAGCCATAACGCCGGAGCTGTACCGCGAGCTGCTGCAAGATGTGGTGGATAAGTTGCGGCGCGAAGTAGGGGAGGATACCTACCAGGAGTACTACCGCTCCGCCGTGCACCTGCTCGACCGCCTCGTGACGGCTGATCAGTGCGCCGATTTTCTTACGCTGCCAGCTTACGAAGTACTGGCTTAA
- a CDS encoding SusC/RagA family TonB-linked outer membrane protein, whose product MDHKLLLSLALMGPAAVVAQAQTRTVSGRVTAVADGTGLPGATVLERGTTNGTSTDADGNFRLTVQPGATLVISSVGFTTQTIPVGEQSTVNVRLDTNAQLLNETVVVGYGTQAKRELTGAVTQVGSREVENVPVVSFEQAIQGRTPGVQINQGTGKLGAGVQIRVRGAASVSGSNEPLYVIDGIPITSQDVGAANDEPINPLADLNPNDIESITILKDAAASAIYGARASNGVILVTTKKGRQGATRVNVGAYYGRSEPTRLREFLNAAEYKELFTEAITNAGLVDPNDPDLYPTVADAFEGEAGLDLNSNFDTDWNRAAFRTGSVQQYDANVTGGDAKTRFYLSGTFNDQTGIIVGNRYRRGSLRANIDHNITEKLKIGFNISATRSVNDRVPDDNAFSNPVQLNAIPPIQQKEDPNDPTGLNRNTFYYNALVDVVNASNRAGTYRSFSNLSLQYQPIQGLTLRSELGADFLNLNENIYRGRYTLDGAPTGYGYSNQVQSVNYTTNQTATYLKTIGADHTFEGLVGFSFQRYNQQGTAAEGRGFPNDQFRRIASASRIISGSSSQTDYSFISYLTRVNYTFRNKLLLSVSARADGSSRFPSDRKYGVFPAGSVGYVITEEDFLRDNSVLSLLKIRGSYGITGNAEIGNFSYQRLFSTLAYADQAGIVLGTNVGNRRLSWETTNQANVGLEFGLLNNRISGEVDVYEKRTGVVTDGGALLNLQLPYTGGYPIVTKNLGEIRNRGIELNLNTRNFEGDFKWSTNFNITFNRNEVVDLDGQEIFGGGRNVGRIREGEPIGIFWGKKYAGVDPATGNALYFTADGGTTARYADAVDQKLGDPNPNFTGGLTNTFSFMGFELSILNQFTQGNDIYNVAGLFQSVNGDYFDNQTRDQLRRWRQPGDVTDVPRAELYAANGSQPSSRWVEDGSFFRFKNVTLGYNLPKTLIERAKLQSARIYVTGQNILTLTDYTGYDPEVNTTGLGNTNVLLGHDFYTPPLARTVLVGVNLGF is encoded by the coding sequence ATGGATCATAAACTTCTACTCTCGCTGGCCCTCATGGGCCCAGCGGCAGTGGTAGCCCAGGCCCAAACGCGCACCGTAAGCGGGCGCGTTACGGCCGTAGCCGACGGCACCGGGTTGCCAGGGGCTACGGTATTGGAGCGCGGCACCACCAACGGCACCAGCACCGATGCCGATGGTAATTTCCGACTCACGGTGCAGCCCGGCGCCACGCTGGTTATTAGCTCGGTGGGATTTACCACGCAAACCATTCCGGTGGGCGAGCAGTCTACCGTAAACGTGCGCTTGGATACCAACGCCCAGCTGCTCAACGAAACGGTGGTAGTAGGCTATGGCACGCAGGCCAAGCGCGAACTTACCGGCGCCGTTACGCAAGTAGGCTCACGCGAGGTGGAGAACGTGCCCGTGGTCAGCTTCGAGCAGGCCATTCAGGGCCGTACGCCGGGGGTGCAAATCAACCAGGGCACGGGCAAGCTCGGGGCCGGGGTGCAGATTCGGGTACGCGGTGCGGCCTCGGTATCGGGCTCCAACGAGCCGCTTTACGTTATCGACGGCATTCCGATAACCTCGCAGGACGTGGGCGCCGCCAACGACGAGCCCATCAACCCGCTGGCCGACCTGAACCCGAACGACATCGAGTCGATTACCATCCTGAAGGACGCAGCCGCCTCGGCCATCTACGGTGCGCGCGCCTCCAACGGGGTAATTCTGGTAACCACCAAAAAGGGGCGCCAAGGCGCTACCCGCGTAAATGTGGGTGCCTACTACGGCCGCAGCGAGCCTACGCGCTTGCGCGAGTTCCTGAACGCGGCCGAGTACAAAGAGCTGTTCACGGAAGCCATTACCAACGCTGGCCTCGTCGACCCGAACGACCCGGACTTGTACCCGACGGTGGCCGATGCCTTTGAGGGCGAAGCCGGCCTCGACCTCAATTCTAATTTCGATACCGACTGGAACCGCGCTGCTTTTCGCACGGGCAGCGTGCAGCAGTACGACGCCAACGTAACCGGCGGCGACGCCAAAACGCGCTTCTACCTTAGCGGCACCTTCAACGACCAAACCGGCATTATTGTGGGCAACCGCTACCGCCGCGGTTCGTTGCGCGCCAACATCGACCACAACATTACCGAGAAGCTGAAAATCGGCTTTAACATTTCGGCTACGCGCTCCGTGAACGACCGCGTGCCCGACGACAACGCCTTCTCGAACCCGGTGCAGCTGAATGCAATTCCGCCTATTCAGCAGAAGGAAGACCCCAACGACCCCACCGGCCTAAATCGCAACACATTCTACTACAACGCACTCGTTGATGTGGTAAATGCCAGCAACCGCGCCGGCACGTACCGCTCGTTCAGCAACCTGTCGTTGCAGTACCAGCCCATTCAGGGCCTTACGCTGCGCTCCGAGCTGGGTGCCGACTTCCTGAACCTGAACGAGAACATCTACCGCGGCCGTTACACCCTCGACGGGGCACCTACCGGCTACGGCTACTCCAACCAGGTTCAGTCGGTAAACTACACCACCAACCAAACGGCCACCTACCTGAAAACGATCGGGGCCGATCACACCTTCGAGGGCTTGGTGGGCTTCTCGTTCCAGCGCTACAACCAGCAGGGCACAGCCGCTGAGGGCCGCGGTTTCCCGAACGACCAATTCCGGCGCATTGCATCGGCCTCGCGCATCATCTCGGGTAGCTCGTCGCAAACCGACTACTCCTTTATCTCTTACCTGACGCGCGTCAACTACACCTTCCGCAACAAGCTGTTGCTATCGGTGAGTGCCCGCGCCGACGGTTCGTCGCGTTTCCCCTCCGACCGCAAGTACGGCGTGTTCCCGGCTGGTTCGGTAGGTTACGTAATCACCGAGGAGGACTTCCTGCGCGACAACTCGGTGCTGAGCCTGCTCAAGATTCGTGGTTCGTACGGCATCACGGGCAACGCCGAAATCGGCAACTTCAGCTACCAGCGCTTGTTTAGCACGCTGGCCTACGCCGACCAAGCCGGTATTGTGCTGGGTACCAACGTGGGCAACCGCCGCCTCTCCTGGGAAACCACCAACCAGGCCAACGTAGGCCTCGAGTTTGGTTTGCTCAACAACCGCATCAGCGGCGAGGTTGACGTGTACGAGAAGCGCACGGGTGTAGTAACCGATGGCGGCGCACTGCTGAACCTGCAGTTGCCCTACACCGGCGGCTACCCCATTGTGACGAAGAACCTAGGCGAAATCCGCAACCGCGGCATCGAGCTGAACCTGAACACGCGCAACTTCGAAGGTGACTTTAAGTGGAGCACTAACTTCAACATTACCTTCAACCGCAACGAGGTAGTCGACCTCGACGGGCAGGAAATTTTCGGCGGTGGCCGCAACGTCGGCCGCATCCGCGAGGGCGAACCGATTGGTATATTCTGGGGCAAGAAGTACGCCGGCGTTGACCCCGCCACCGGCAACGCGCTGTACTTCACTGCCGATGGCGGCACCACAGCCCGCTACGCCGATGCCGTGGACCAGAAGCTAGGCGACCCGAACCCGAACTTCACGGGCGGCCTCACCAACACGTTCTCGTTCATGGGCTTCGAGCTGTCGATCCTGAACCAGTTCACGCAAGGCAACGATATTTACAACGTGGCCGGCCTGTTCCAGTCGGTAAACGGCGACTACTTCGACAACCAAACCCGCGACCAACTGCGCCGCTGGCGCCAGCCCGGCGACGTAACCGACGTGCCGCGTGCCGAGCTGTACGCCGCCAACGGCTCGCAGCCTTCGTCGCGCTGGGTTGAAGACGGCTCGTTCTTCCGTTTCAAAAACGTAACCCTCGGGTACAACCTGCCCAAAACGCTCATCGAGCGTGCCAAGCTGCAGTCGGCCCGCATCTACGTAACGGGGCAGAACATCCTCACCCTCACCGATTACACCGGCTACGACCCTGAGGTGAACACCACCGGCTTAGGCAACACCAACGTGCTGCTGGGCCACGACTTTTACACGCCGCCGCTGGCACGCACCGTGCTGGTGGGCGTAAACCTGGGCTTTTAA
- the aceA gene encoding isocitrate lyase: MNRAERIAAINQDWATNPRWKGIERPYSAEDVVKLQGSVRIEHSLARHGAERLWKQLHTEPYVAGLGALTGNQAVQEVQAGLNAIYLSGWQVAADANLAGHMYPDQSLYPVDSVPAVVRRINNALLRADQIQHLDGKDGDENRVNYLVPIVADAEAGFGGNLNAFELMKMMIEAGAAGVHFEDQLSSAKKCGHLGGKVLVPTQEAVQKLVAARLAADVLGVPTLIVARTDADAADLLTSDVDERDKPFVLQEAERTSEGFYRVRCGVEACIARGLAYAPYADMLWMETSHPDLEQARQFAEGIHAKYPGKILAYNCSPSFNWAAKLTVEQMETFREELAAMGFKFQFITLAGFHALNTSMFELAQAYRDRGMAGYSELQQREFALQQHGFKAVKHQAFVGTGYFDAVQNVVSSGQASTAALVGSTEEAQFQH; the protein is encoded by the coding sequence ATGAACCGCGCCGAACGCATTGCCGCCATCAACCAAGATTGGGCTACCAACCCCCGCTGGAAAGGCATTGAGCGACCCTACTCTGCCGAAGACGTTGTAAAGCTGCAAGGGTCTGTAAGAATTGAACACTCGTTGGCGCGGCACGGGGCCGAGCGGCTCTGGAAGCAGCTGCACACCGAGCCCTACGTGGCAGGCCTAGGAGCCCTTACCGGCAACCAGGCCGTGCAGGAGGTGCAGGCCGGCCTCAACGCCATCTACCTTTCGGGCTGGCAAGTAGCCGCCGACGCCAACCTGGCCGGCCACATGTACCCCGACCAAAGCCTATACCCCGTCGACTCGGTGCCCGCCGTGGTGCGCCGCATCAACAACGCCCTGCTCCGCGCCGATCAAATTCAGCACCTCGATGGCAAAGACGGCGACGAAAACCGCGTGAATTACCTCGTGCCTATTGTGGCCGATGCCGAAGCCGGTTTTGGCGGCAACCTGAACGCGTTTGAGCTGATGAAGATGATGATCGAAGCCGGCGCCGCGGGCGTGCACTTCGAGGATCAGCTGTCGTCGGCGAAGAAGTGCGGGCACCTAGGCGGCAAGGTGCTGGTGCCTACCCAAGAGGCCGTGCAAAAGTTGGTTGCCGCCCGCCTTGCTGCCGATGTGCTGGGTGTGCCCACGCTCATTGTGGCCCGCACCGATGCCGACGCCGCCGACCTGCTCACCTCCGATGTAGACGAGCGCGACAAGCCCTTTGTGCTGCAAGAAGCCGAACGCACTTCCGAGGGCTTTTACCGGGTGCGCTGCGGTGTAGAGGCGTGCATTGCGCGCGGCCTGGCCTATGCACCTTATGCCGATATGCTCTGGATGGAAACTTCGCACCCCGACCTGGAGCAGGCCCGGCAGTTTGCTGAAGGCATCCACGCCAAATACCCGGGCAAAATTCTGGCCTATAACTGCTCGCCCTCGTTCAACTGGGCCGCCAAGCTGACGGTGGAGCAGATGGAAACCTTCCGCGAAGAGCTGGCTGCCATGGGCTTCAAGTTTCAGTTCATCACACTGGCCGGTTTCCACGCCCTCAACACCAGCATGTTCGAGCTAGCCCAAGCCTACCGCGACCGGGGCATGGCCGGCTACTCGGAGCTGCAACAACGTGAGTTTGCCCTCCAGCAACACGGCTTTAAGGCCGTGAAGCACCAGGCTTTCGTGGGCACAGGCTACTTCGATGCTGTGCAGAACGTGGTGTCGAGCGGGCAGGCTAGCACGGCCGCGCTGGTGGGCTCTACCGAAGAAGCGCAGTTTCAGCACTAA
- a CDS encoding RagB/SusD family nutrient uptake outer membrane protein, producing MRRTAAAGLLLTLGLGTGCQDQLDLQPQQSVDAEQALSTPEGVDAAVVGGYARLGRPQLYGTNLLLIPELLGSNNYINWLGTFQSYRELSQKTNLTSFNVEADRTFDHAYRTINHANLIIDALPVVTDPANRQRYEGEARMMRAMVYFELVRLYGQPYRAGQTNSQPGVPINLTPNKTEEDASRRLPRASVEEVYQQVVTDLQAAVQLLPTNNGTRLDRYDAQAFLSRVRLQQGRYAEALTLSNEVINNSGASLNPSVLSAFTNRNTRESLFEIQQNDQNNAGAVNDGLATFYTSRASGFNGRGDVQITAAFASQYGPGDQRGSGPILGSLIYTGDGPRAGRLRNFKYNDPGQNIPLIRLAEMYLTRAECNARLGSTVGDTPLNDVNRIRRRAGAAALTAVTVDDVLKERELELAFEGFRLHDYKRTQRNITSVYTFDSPRLVLPIPQREINLGSALPQNPGY from the coding sequence ATGCGGCGAACCGCCGCGGCGGGCCTGCTCCTCACGCTGGGGCTTGGCACCGGCTGCCAAGACCAGCTGGACCTGCAGCCGCAGCAATCCGTTGATGCCGAACAGGCCCTGAGCACGCCCGAAGGCGTTGACGCGGCCGTGGTAGGGGGCTACGCCCGCCTGGGCCGCCCGCAGCTCTACGGCACCAACCTTTTGCTGATTCCGGAGCTGTTGGGTTCCAACAACTACATCAACTGGCTGGGCACGTTCCAGAGCTACCGCGAGCTTTCGCAGAAGACGAACCTGACGAGCTTCAACGTAGAAGCCGATCGGACCTTCGACCACGCCTACCGCACCATCAACCACGCCAACCTCATCATCGACGCGTTGCCCGTGGTAACCGACCCGGCCAACCGGCAGCGTTACGAGGGGGAGGCCCGCATGATGCGCGCGATGGTGTACTTTGAGCTGGTGCGCCTGTACGGGCAACCGTACCGCGCCGGCCAAACCAACAGCCAGCCGGGCGTACCCATCAACCTGACGCCAAACAAAACCGAAGAAGACGCTTCGCGCCGGTTGCCGCGCGCTTCGGTAGAGGAGGTGTACCAGCAGGTTGTAACCGACTTGCAGGCCGCTGTGCAGCTGTTGCCTACCAACAACGGCACCCGCCTCGACCGTTACGATGCACAGGCTTTCCTCTCGCGGGTACGCCTGCAGCAGGGCCGCTACGCCGAAGCCCTGACTTTGTCTAACGAAGTAATCAACAACAGCGGCGCCAGCCTCAACCCCTCGGTGCTGTCGGCCTTCACTAACCGCAACACCCGCGAGTCGCTGTTCGAAATTCAGCAAAACGACCAGAACAACGCCGGTGCCGTGAACGACGGCCTCGCCACGTTTTACACCAGCCGCGCTTCGGGCTTCAACGGCCGCGGCGACGTGCAGATTACCGCTGCCTTTGCCAGCCAGTACGGCCCCGGCGACCAGCGCGGCTCCGGCCCGATCCTGGGCTCGTTGATTTACACCGGCGACGGCCCCCGCGCCGGCCGTCTGCGCAACTTCAAGTACAACGACCCGGGCCAGAACATCCCGCTGATTCGCTTGGCCGAGATGTACCTGACGCGTGCTGAATGCAACGCACGCCTGGGCTCGACGGTAGGCGATACGCCCCTGAACGACGTGAACCGCATCCGCCGCCGCGCGGGCGCCGCGGCCCTCACTGCCGTTACGGTCGACGACGTATTGAAGGAGCGCGAACTGGAGTTGGCCTTCGAGGGTTTCCGCCTGCACGATTACAAGCGCACGCAGCGCAATATCACGTCGGTGTATACCTTCGATAGCCCGCGCCTGGTGCTGCCCATTCCGCAGCGCGAAATCAACTTGGGAAGCGCGTTGCCGCAAAATCCCGGCTACTAG
- a CDS encoding ribonuclease D, giving the protein MAEIQYLTTPDAIRQAADWLRNQPRIAVDLEFDDMRHHYGRNLALIQLFDGATVYLIDPIPLVDAAAQLQPLWDILGDANVEKVFHSCKSDILLLDELYGVRVRRITDTSVLHTLLAESDNNIALGRLIQSELGIEVDKGEQKSNWLKRPLTEAQKQYAANDVLYLLELADRLADKLAELGRTQWGAEENAILEDVRYTRDERPYLRIAGKYRIQPHELPLFRDLYLLRDQVAKELDRPPYMVFSNDRLSELVRDTPRSTNDWRAARGLHPELKREPYLQQLAAMSPDKFVPVPEPPMTADQRRFPFRRRLNGERAARADAREQFLMTLKAHIANDINSYVANLVLSNRLIADIVEQGTERVLRPWQKQLLRDATQRHNLDYGFISEPFDAVNA; this is encoded by the coding sequence ATGGCTGAAATACAATACCTCACTACGCCCGATGCAATTCGGCAAGCCGCCGACTGGCTGCGTAACCAACCCCGCATTGCCGTCGACCTGGAGTTCGACGACATGCGCCATCACTACGGCCGCAATCTTGCCTTAATCCAACTCTTCGACGGGGCCACGGTATACCTCATCGACCCGATTCCGCTGGTCGATGCCGCCGCCCAGCTGCAGCCGCTTTGGGACATACTGGGCGATGCCAACGTGGAAAAGGTATTCCACAGCTGCAAATCGGATATTCTGCTGCTCGATGAGCTGTACGGCGTGCGCGTGCGCCGCATTACCGATACCAGCGTGCTGCACACGTTGCTGGCCGAGTCGGACAACAACATTGCCCTAGGTCGGCTGATCCAGAGCGAGCTGGGCATTGAGGTGGATAAGGGCGAGCAGAAGTCGAACTGGCTGAAGCGCCCACTCACCGAGGCTCAAAAGCAGTACGCCGCCAACGACGTGCTGTACCTGCTGGAGCTGGCCGACCGCCTGGCCGATAAACTGGCCGAGCTGGGCCGCACGCAGTGGGGCGCCGAGGAAAACGCCATTCTGGAAGATGTGCGCTACACCCGCGACGAACGCCCTTACCTGCGCATTGCGGGCAAGTACCGCATTCAGCCGCACGAGTTGCCGCTGTTCCGCGACTTGTACTTGCTGCGCGACCAAGTAGCCAAGGAGCTCGACCGGCCGCCGTACATGGTGTTTTCGAACGACCGCCTCTCGGAGCTGGTGCGCGACACCCCACGCAGCACCAACGACTGGCGCGCCGCCCGCGGCTTGCACCCCGAGCTGAAGCGCGAGCCGTACCTTCAACAGCTCGCGGCCATGTCGCCGGATAAGTTTGTGCCCGTGCCCGAGCCGCCCATGACTGCCGACCAGCGCCGCTTTCCGTTCCGTCGTCGGCTTAACGGCGAGCGTGCCGCCCGCGCCGATGCTCGCGAGCAGTTCCTGATGACGCTGAAGGCGCACATTGCCAACGACATCAATAGCTACGTGGCCAACTTGGTACTCTCGAACCGGCTGATTGCCGACATCGTGGAGCAAGGCACCGAACGCGTGCTGCGCCCGTGGCAAAAACAGCTACTCCGCGACGCTACCCAACGCCACAACCTCGATTACGGCTTTATCTCCGAGCCTTTCGATGCGGTGAATGCGTAA